In Vibrio japonicus, one DNA window encodes the following:
- a CDS encoding DUF2913 family protein, whose translation MRSIHTKIKPEFEPLLSDLALHALLHLRTNHSAQILGRKTRGEINDILSAWLNKSANTKKYKPFKKKIRSLVSHARSQKLDMEAMLGNLLTPLRGDELPHLDSFLLLINMIEKELNTTVLVSNPEKVDLSFNPKGCLLCVLSNDLNAHFDNRNRLVSDISMLFRGTHGEKSAFLRTIYSSSLFDHKMEYEDEDFVRISLNIR comes from the coding sequence ATGCGCAGTATCCATACCAAGATAAAACCTGAATTTGAACCTTTGCTATCGGATCTAGCGCTTCATGCGTTACTGCATCTGCGTACTAACCACAGTGCCCAAATTCTTGGCAGAAAAACTCGTGGCGAAATCAACGATATCCTCTCTGCTTGGCTCAACAAATCTGCCAACACGAAAAAATATAAGCCGTTTAAGAAGAAAATCCGTTCTTTGGTCAGCCATGCGCGTTCACAGAAACTCGATATGGAAGCCATGCTGGGAAATTTACTGACGCCACTACGTGGTGATGAGTTACCGCATTTAGACAGTTTTTTACTGCTTATCAATATGATTGAGAAAGAACTGAATACGACGGTGTTGGTGTCTAATCCTGAAAAAGTGGATCTTAGCTTCAATCCTAAAGGTTGCCTGCTGTGCGTACTTTCGAATGATTTAAACGCTCATTTTGATAATAGAAATCGCCTAGTGAGTGACATTTCCATGCTATTTCGTGGGACTCATGGTGAGAAAAGTGCTTTCCTGCGTACCATTTATTCTTCGTCTCTATTTGATCATAAGATGGAATATGAAGATGAAGACTTTGTACGTATCTCGTTGAACATCCGATAA